The nucleotide sequence tgtgattatagaagtataaaatacaataataatagtgtacaaacatacaattccaattaattatagtcgaatttcgactactgcgggacctctagtcattTTAAATACACTATGGTATCACCCGTCTATCCGTCATATCTGATCCCTTTGTACATGCGTCCACCAtcgatgcaataaaaattaaaacacctCTCTTTGTGTTTCCACTTTACATGCAACATTTCTTGTGAACATTCCATCCGAGTCTGAAGAGAGCTGCCTATCCAGTGCTTCCTGAAATTCCCCTGCGGTCAGTGGCCTCTTAGCTATGCCACATTCATGTGTGATGCTAACCACATATTACCACCTGGGCTGAACGTTTTCAATAACAGCATTATTTGGATTCTCAAAACCACGGGAATCCGTAAAGTTATACTGAATGCACCATCATTCGCTGACTAAAGTAAGAAACGATATAATTGTATATAATTGATTGATTACATCGCTGACTCTGCGTACTATGAGTCGAATACAAAATAATTGGAACAGCAGGCTTCATATTCGTCATTGTGCCTGGTACAAAGTACTAACTCAATTCGAAGATACGTAACTGATTGACGTCGCCTACCAAACATCGAGTTTGAATTCTTTCATCGCCTTCATATGCGACAACCGTGTACAGTAGCCGTAGCCACGAGAACATCTAACAAACTAAAAAAACGactaaatatcaaaataaaaaacaaaccacaAATAATTAATCGCATAGCATCGGGTCAAGTACTTGTAAAAAATTGTACAAAGATTAGATAAACTTTTTGTGATGTGTCCAAACATGACGCTGTACGATTtcattatttgtttttcttttattgttctaataaaatattctgttttttattattattgtataaccgtataaataaaatataaacctgTAGTAGTAACATGTCTGAAAATAATGCTACAATCtataagaaataatttatttgtggaGCATAGCCGAATAAATCATATCCTCTGACTTAAATATAAACAGTCATCAGTATCATCAAATGGGACaaagatttattttgaaaagcAAAGAGTAACCACAATATTTCGTGATACAGACCCGGCTACAAGAATCAGAGCaatcaagttttattttaaaagttcaaAGAAACATTTTCGGAATTGCATTTATCATACTGtttgaatttagaaaattattgtttttttttatttattgcttagatgggtggacgagctcacagcccacctggtgttaagtggttactagagcccatagacatttacgacgtaaatgcatcacctacctcgagatataagttctaagatctcagtatagttacaacggctgccccacccttcaaaccgaatcgtaccactgcttcacggcagaaatacgcagtgtggtggcacctacccgcgcggaatcacaagaggtcctaccaccatgctCCATGAGTCCAAGCATAATAGTATGCTTGGACTCATGAAGCTAAAACAAGCTAGAGGACAGAGGGGGTTGCTTAGAAATTTGGCTATAGTAtttatgtaatggaatcttagGCATGTGgtgtgggcagaacaccagccagatggtcagatctagtaaagAAAGCGATTGGTGGTAGTCTAtgccatgcggtccatgccacacATGGCCGAACACTAATGGAGGTAAGTCACATTCGGTCACGATCCTCGACAGTGCTGGAAAAGATTGGAtacggaaggcggaggatcgttcattgtggcggactatggaaGAGGcatacatccagcagtggagagatacagacTGATGATGATCATGATGGTTTCTCTACTATACTCATGGGAAGGGATTGAGCACTGTCTTTAAATGAAGTAAATGTTATATCAAATTAATTGTAAGAATACTGGTAGTGATTCCATTTAATAACTAGCAGATCAATACTATCACTCCTGGAAATACCATGCGGTAGCACTGGAATGACCAACATTGTCCGGCTTATGATGCAAAAACGATCATATGATAAATTTATAGCTAATTTGACTTTATAATGAGTTTCAGTAActgaaatttcaaatatttttattttatttttttaagttataaataactagctaacccggcagacttcgtagtgcctcaatcgataaataaaagacctaagcttttatataaagtaaacttaaaacaaacaaaaggagaggaatatttttatttaattcctagcattttcatatttgtataccttttaaaccttctctggacttccacaaataatttaagaccaaaattagccaaatcggtccagccgttctcgagttttagcgagactaacgaacagctattcatttttatatataagtatatagatgtatgatgtaaatataataacacCACTTAAgcttaataatagaaaatttacaATTCGTCCCTGGATACAGAATTAATATAAGATTTGTACTGTATTTCTATACTTCGTTATGCTTCTACCGTAGCTACAGGAAGTCGGATATtcgaaagatattttttttggctccaacaattttattattttttatattaattattttcaacaaaaataaaataaaaaggttttgaaaaaaaatattcaaaggtGAACCGGCTCAatgctttattaaataataaatagataccattaaatattattatgtctgcttttttttcctacttaagctgatagatagccttgagaggctatgttgTTTGCTTAGTCATCAGTTGCTACGAAGGATGTTCTGCGCAagttagaaatatttaaaaatgacatatgtaattttgaaaatcacACAAAAATCGGTCAAAGTTTAATTGTGAGCTTTAGACCCATCACTCCCTAGCTTGTCACGAGCCGCCTCGATCATTTCTGGACTGGCTTGCTTGAGGTCATACGTCCAACCAATCTTCTCGAATGTCCTGATTATCTTTGTGGATAGACTGAAGAAATCCATAGTTTCTGCTGCACGAAAGTCGAATGGGAAGACATGATGAAAGTTGTGATAGCCCTCGCCGTATGTCAGGACCGAAACTAGAATATTCTCTGATGCTTCAATGTTTCTGAGgaaaagtaatataataaaaatactgcTGAATCAGTCTTATCGTACGATTTTTATCTAAATCATTAATGTAGTTATTTTACATTGAAATGATTcagattttttctttaattatatgaAAACTAACTGAGGTGTAACTatacgggtagataccatccCGCCTGCCGCAATTTAATCGTGCATTGAGAGGTCTGAATGGTTTTTCAGAAAATCGACTTTGTCTCAAGCTGAGTGGCGGATTTCACGttgttatgtctatgggttctgatAATCAGTTTgtatcaggtgggtcgtgagcccGATCACCCTTCTCCTCCATCAATTGTGTTCCTCGTATCTGAGGTTCCGGACCGCTTCCATGCGTCGCTTTCGTCCTCACGATATTCTGCCTTCTCATcctgtcgtttgtcgcaaatacgcaaattttaattttgcaggtttgattttagttacacgattttattccttcaccgtggaagtcaatcgtgaaaatcgagtacgtgtttcatttgaaaaattggtatctacttACCGGTGGGATTCAAaaaccgatgcatcgctacttacgaatgcaccggacatctcaTCGTTTAtgccacggcgacttcaaaaCTACAACGAATAAATATTTGGTTAAAGGTAGGTTTACTCACACGTTGTAAGGTTTATAGCCGTACATATGAGCCAAACTGTTAACAGTCAGTTCACAATGCAGCACGTAGAGATACCGTATGAAGCATTGCCAGGCAACAGCGCACTTCCAATCTTCCCCGATCAAGAAGATGTTCATTAATGTTGGTATTAGAAAACAGAATAGGATTTTTAATTGATTGTGGTATCTAAAAAGAAAGAAACACCTTCATGACCTTTGCATTTATGTAGGGAAAGTCTTTTAAGCTACTCTTCCCCGAAAGAGTGGCACTATGTAATCTGTATTTGAGGCAGGCTTCCGCACGAAATCCATAAAATCTTTCCGGATGGTGTCTTCCTTCATCAAAAGACATATTTTGGAATATCCAAAGCCAACATTGGCTTGACTCTTTATCTTTTTACTGGAAAATTCTCCCAATTTCTGTCTATCTTTTAGGTTTATTGGCAAACGtattccttattattattatattatccaAGATATAACTTAAATCTAAAGTCGAAGATAAAAGTAACATTATACTTATGTTGAAACATCAAATGGGAATCGCTCTCTATGTCACTCATGTCAATCAGCTTTCCTTTCGTTAGGACGCTTTCGTTCTTCTTCATCATCAACCATCCTATGTGGGAGAAGAAGAAGCCTCGGTTCACGTTGTGAGGGTCGGCATCGGTGTCGGCGAACTTGTGATGGAGTCTGTGATCCCTCACCCAGTCGTATATTGAATTCTACGGTGGGAGACAAAATTGaatcttacttacttacttctAGCATACATATACGAAGTACAACTAACTGTAATTAAATGGAATTAGGAGCCATGGCTATTAAGTTCATTAGAATTATCTCTCTCTGTATTGTTACagcggcagccccacccttcaaaccgaaacgcgttaactgcttcacggcagaaataggcgaagtaacgagtacctacccgtgcggactcacaagatgtgctaccaccagtaattacgcaaattatgattttatcttagtcgtcgtggcctaacggataagacgtccggcgcattcgtgttgagcgatgcaccggtgttcgaatctcaggcgggtaccaatttttctaatgaaatacgtactcgacaaatgttcacgattgacttctacggtgaaggaataacaccgtgtaatcaaaatgaaacccgcaaaattataatttgcgtaattactggtggtaagatatcttgagagtccgcgcggatgggtaccaccaccctgcctatttctaccgtgaagcagtaatgcgtttcggtttgaagggtggggcagccgttgtaactatacttgagaccttagaacttatatctcaatgtgggtggcgcgtttacgttgtggatgtctatgggctccagtaaccacttaacaccaggtgagctgtgagctcatccacccatctaagcaataaaaataataatatttgcagTCCAGTGTACATACAATCACATTAATTATCAACATGAAAAAACACAGTTCTCTTGTCACTTCCAGACAGGCAACTGCTGATGGAAAGGACATTAGAAAATATCTATTAAAATCTACATGCATAGAGAACCACTAAAAGCCAGATATACAAAATTAACAGCATAAGACATAATATCAAGAATAGTGCTATTGTAGTGAGTTGTAATAATACTGCTTTATCTCAAGGATGTTAGACAGAGCACACGAGCGTCCAAATCATTAATTAAACAGCTATTAAACCACTGAAAGAGCTCGTCTAGCTCATATTATTCTTGTTGCAATAATTTCAACAATTGattttgaaaatcaataaacaaaaaacacactTTATTGTTACCCGAGTAAAAGGGTGCCGTAGTAAAAATCAATTaatcttattttcattttggtGATCTTGATTAGAATATAAGACGAAAGTGTAATAAtacaactaaaaataattttacgatttaatatcgggtttttttattgtcgtccTATTATTTTAGACTCTTTGATTACTGCTAGGAATAAAAACTGAAGAAAGCACTAAACGTACTATAATATAGTTATTACGAgtttaattgtcatcggtccttgacaTGTGATCAAATGCAAATTTCTAAGTTTACCGGgcgtcttaatttttttttattgcttatatgggtgggtggacgagctcacagcccacctggtgataagtggtacatgcgcaacccaccttgagaattgagatataagttctaaggtctctgtattgTTACagcggcagccccacccttcaaaccgaaacgcgttaactgcttcacggcagaaataggcgaggtgatggtacctacccgtgcggactcacaagaggtcctaccaccggtaattacgcaaattatgattttgtgggtttgatctTTGATATttcttcaccatggaagtcaatcttggacatttgttaagtacgtaatatatttcattagcaaaattggtacccgcctgcgggattcgaacaccgttgcatcgttagatacgaatgcaccggacgtcttatcctttaggccacgacgacttcaaaaatgtaACGTGTGACTAAAATGATGCTGGAAGATTCCATTACACAAATAACAGCCAAATTTCTAAGGAACCCCCCATCTGTCCTCTTTCCTATCTGTTTCAGcttccatcatcatcatcagcctataacagtacactgctgg is from Bombyx mori chromosome 6, ASM3026992v2 and encodes:
- the LOC101743669 gene encoding acyl-CoA Delta-9 desaturase, producing the protein MFKKMFVFKNKIKWDSLLVISFFHIFGFYWCSKYAIPLKLGTFLFAYAMTVFCALGITCGAHRLWTHRSYKVKAPVKFLLMACFCSTGQNSIYDWVRDHRLHHKFADTDADPHNVNRGFFFSHIGWLMMKKNESVLTKGKLIDMSDIESDSHLMFQHKYHNQLKILFCFLIPTLMNIFLIGEDWKCAVAWQCFIRYLYVLHCELTVNSLAHMYGYKPYNVNIEASENILVSVLTYGEGYHNFHHVFPFDFRAAETMDFFSLSTKIIRTFEKIGWTYDLKQASPEMIEAARDKLGSDGSKAHN